A genomic stretch from Barnesiella intestinihominis YIT 11860 includes:
- a CDS encoding GH92 family glycosyl hydrolase: MTVSSATLSADEPVAYVNPFIGTTNFGTTNPGAICPNGLMSVTPFNVMGSDKNVYDKDARWWSTPYEYHNTFFTGFSHVNLSGVGCPELGSLLLMPTNGKLNVDYKQYGSEYALEEAHPGYYANQLTRYGIDTEVSATPRTSIARFTYPGGESHILLNLGEGLTNESGATVRKVSDTEYEGSKLLGGFCYYNRQGVFPIYFVIRVDKKPLQSGYWKKQRPMTGVEAEWDPDNGKYKIYTRYTKEMSGDDIGVFFSYDTKPGEQIQVQMGVSFVSIENARQNLDSEQQGFQFDKVCLDARNQWNDILSRIEVEGGSDEQKTIFYTALYHMFIHPNILQDVNGQYPAMESDKILTTRHDRYTVFSLWDTFRNVHPFFTLAYPQKQLDMVQTLIDMYKEWGWLPRWELYGNETLTMSGDPAIIMLADTWLRGLKNFDAETAYEAMVKSATAPGSENILRTDNDDYMKLGYVPLREQFDNSVSHALEYYLADFALSRFAESLGHKEDAQTFAKRSLGYKHYYCKEFGTLRPILPDGSFYTPFDPLQGLNFEPAPGFHEGNAWNYTFYVPHDIDGLKRLMGGEKKFAAKLRKVFDENFYDPANEPDITYPYLFAQVKGEEWRTDSLVNSLLKKYFKNQPDGIPGNDDTGTMSAWAVFSMMGLYPDCPGIPRYTLVAPAFDKIILHLDPRYYTQDTLVIECERPSPKAIYTDRITVNGKKHKGRFIFHEDLVNAGTIRFTLTEKK, translated from the coding sequence ATGACAGTCTCGTCCGCCACACTATCGGCAGACGAGCCTGTCGCTTATGTAAACCCCTTCATCGGAACAACGAACTTCGGAACGACGAATCCGGGTGCAATCTGTCCTAACGGCCTTATGTCGGTCACACCATTCAATGTAATGGGTTCCGACAAAAACGTATATGACAAAGATGCACGCTGGTGGTCCACTCCCTACGAATACCACAACACATTTTTTACCGGATTTTCTCATGTAAACCTTAGCGGCGTGGGCTGCCCCGAATTAGGGTCACTCCTATTAATGCCGACAAACGGAAAACTCAATGTCGATTACAAGCAATACGGTAGTGAATACGCTTTAGAAGAAGCTCACCCGGGCTACTATGCCAACCAGCTCACTCGCTACGGTATCGATACAGAAGTGAGTGCTACACCCCGCACCTCCATCGCCCGATTCACCTACCCGGGCGGTGAAAGCCACATATTGCTCAATTTAGGAGAAGGACTCACCAACGAGAGTGGAGCGACCGTCCGTAAAGTAAGCGATACCGAATACGAAGGTAGCAAGCTCCTCGGTGGATTTTGTTACTACAACCGGCAGGGAGTATTCCCTATCTACTTCGTGATACGGGTCGACAAAAAGCCCCTACAATCGGGATACTGGAAAAAACAAAGACCTATGACCGGTGTAGAGGCCGAATGGGATCCCGATAACGGGAAGTACAAAATCTACACCCGGTACACCAAAGAAATGTCGGGCGATGACATAGGAGTATTCTTCTCCTACGATACCAAACCCGGAGAACAGATTCAAGTACAAATGGGCGTATCGTTCGTCAGCATCGAGAATGCCCGCCAAAACCTCGACAGTGAGCAGCAAGGATTCCAATTCGACAAAGTGTGCCTCGATGCCCGGAATCAATGGAACGATATACTCTCCCGAATAGAAGTAGAAGGAGGTTCCGATGAACAAAAAACCATCTTCTATACGGCACTATACCACATGTTTATTCACCCCAACATTCTCCAAGATGTCAATGGGCAATATCCCGCTATGGAGAGCGACAAGATACTCACCACCCGGCACGATCGCTACACCGTCTTCTCGCTATGGGATACATTCCGCAACGTACACCCATTCTTTACCCTCGCTTATCCCCAAAAGCAACTCGACATGGTACAGACCCTCATCGACATGTACAAAGAATGGGGTTGGTTACCTCGCTGGGAACTTTATGGAAACGAAACGCTCACCATGTCGGGAGATCCGGCTATCATTATGTTGGCGGACACATGGTTGCGAGGACTTAAAAACTTCGATGCAGAAACAGCCTATGAGGCGATGGTAAAATCGGCGACTGCTCCCGGTAGCGAAAATATTTTACGCACCGATAACGACGACTACATGAAACTGGGATATGTACCCTTACGCGAGCAATTCGACAACTCCGTATCCCACGCCCTCGAATACTATCTGGCAGATTTCGCACTCTCCCGCTTCGCCGAAAGTTTAGGGCACAAAGAAGATGCCCAAACCTTCGCCAAACGTTCGTTGGGCTACAAACACTACTATTGCAAAGAATTCGGGACACTGCGTCCCATACTGCCAGACGGCTCGTTCTACACGCCGTTCGATCCCCTGCAAGGTCTCAACTTCGAACCAGCTCCCGGATTCCACGAAGGCAACGCATGGAATTACACCTTCTATGTCCCCCACGACATCGACGGGCTAAAACGATTGATGGGAGGAGAAAAGAAATTCGCCGCCAAGTTGCGCAAAGTATTCGATGAAAATTTCTACGATCCGGCAAATGAGCCAGACATCACTTACCCCTACCTTTTTGCCCAAGTCAAAGGTGAAGAATGGAGAACCGACTCGCTAGTCAACTCGCTCTTGAAAAAATACTTCAAGAATCAACCCGATGGCATACCCGGCAATGACGACACAGGAACGATGTCAGCATGGGCCGTATTCAGTATGATGGGACTTTATCCCGATTGTCCGGGAATACCCCGTTATACCCTCGTAGCTCCTGCCTTCGACAAGATTATACTCCATCTCGATCCTCGTTATTATACCCAAGACACCCTGGTCATCGAGTGCGAACGGCCTTCTCCGAAGGCTATCTACACCGACCGTATCACGGTAAACGGAAAAAAACATAAAGGACGATTCATTTTCCACGAAGATTTAGTCAATGCCGGTACAATCAGGTTCACTCTTACCGAGAAAAAATAA
- the guaA gene encoding glutamine-hydrolyzing GMP synthase — MQEKIIILDFGSQYTQLIARRLRELNTYCEILPYNKFPYGEEGIKGVILSGSPYSVNDPNALFVDLSRIRGVYPVLGVCYGAQFLAHTSGGKVESADTREYGRANLAWHDENDPLMRGVRENSTVWMSHGDSITVIPSTFTLVASTHEVKTAAFHIEGEPTWGVQFHPEVYHSEDGTLLLTNFVRDICHCDMDWTPASFIEHTVAELSTKLGDDKVVLALSGGVDSTVAAVLLNKAIGNHLTCIFVDNGLLRKNEFESVLANYKDMGLNVLGIDAKDYFYEQLKGVTEPEKKRKIIGKGFIDIFDREARKLTDIKWLAQGTIYPDVIESLSITGMTIKSHHNVGGLPEKMNLKLVEPLRLLFKDEVRRVGRELGISEKLIGRHPFPGPGLAVRILGDITPEKVHILQEADHIFIQGLIDNDLYNKVWQAGVVLLPVQSVGVMGDERTYERAVALRAVLSTDGMTADWAHLPYEFLAKVSNDIINKVRGVNRVVYDISSKPPSTIEWE; from the coding sequence ATGCAGGAAAAAATTATTATTCTCGATTTCGGTTCTCAATACACGCAGTTGATTGCCCGTCGGTTGCGGGAGCTGAACACGTATTGCGAAATCTTGCCGTACAATAAATTCCCTTACGGAGAAGAGGGAATTAAAGGAGTGATTCTCTCGGGGAGTCCCTATTCGGTGAACGATCCTAATGCCCTTTTTGTCGATTTGAGTCGTATCCGTGGTGTCTATCCGGTACTTGGCGTTTGTTACGGGGCGCAGTTTTTGGCTCATACGTCGGGGGGAAAGGTCGAGTCTGCCGATACCCGGGAATATGGTCGTGCCAATTTGGCTTGGCATGATGAGAACGATCCCCTCATGCGCGGTGTGCGGGAGAATTCCACCGTATGGATGTCGCATGGCGATTCTATTACGGTAATTCCCTCTACCTTCACCCTTGTGGCCAGTACCCATGAAGTAAAGACAGCGGCTTTTCATATCGAGGGCGAACCGACATGGGGTGTACAGTTCCACCCAGAGGTATATCACAGTGAAGACGGCACGCTTCTGCTGACGAATTTCGTACGTGATATCTGTCACTGTGATATGGACTGGACACCGGCATCGTTTATCGAACATACGGTAGCGGAATTAAGTACGAAATTGGGAGACGATAAAGTGGTATTGGCTTTGTCGGGAGGTGTCGATTCTACTGTGGCTGCCGTGTTGCTTAACAAGGCGATCGGTAATCACCTTACCTGTATCTTCGTCGATAACGGTTTGTTGCGGAAAAACGAGTTTGAGAGCGTTCTTGCCAACTACAAGGATATGGGGCTCAATGTCTTGGGCATAGATGCTAAGGATTATTTTTACGAACAGTTGAAGGGGGTGACCGAGCCGGAAAAGAAACGGAAAATTATCGGTAAAGGTTTTATTGATATTTTCGATCGCGAGGCTCGTAAGCTGACCGATATAAAATGGTTGGCGCAAGGTACTATTTATCCCGACGTGATCGAATCGCTTTCGATTACGGGTATGACTATCAAATCGCACCATAATGTGGGAGGATTACCCGAGAAGATGAATTTGAAACTGGTGGAGCCGTTGCGTCTGCTGTTTAAAGACGAGGTGCGCCGGGTCGGTCGGGAACTGGGTATCAGCGAGAAACTCATCGGACGTCACCCTTTCCCCGGTCCCGGATTGGCTGTCCGTATACTTGGAGATATCACACCCGAGAAGGTACATATCTTGCAGGAGGCAGATCATATTTTCATACAAGGACTTATCGACAACGACCTGTATAATAAAGTGTGGCAGGCGGGAGTCGTTTTGTTGCCGGTACAGTCGGTAGGGGTGATGGGCGACGAACGGACATACGAGCGGGCTGTCGCCCTCCGAGCCGTTCTTTCGACCGACGGTATGACTGCCGATTGGGCTCATTTGCCTTATGAGTTCCTTGCCAAGGTATCTAACGACATTATTAACAAGGTGCGTGGCGTGAATCGGGTTGTTTACGACATCAGTTCTAAACCGCCTTCGACTATCGAGTGGGAATAG